From Canis lupus baileyi chromosome 16, mCanLup2.hap1, whole genome shotgun sequence, a single genomic window includes:
- the RECQL5 gene encoding ATP-dependent DNA helicase Q5 isoform X7, which yields MSAHPFDRERRVRSTLKKVFGFDSFKTPLQESATMAVVRGDKDVFVCMPTGAGKSLCYQLPALLAKGITIVVSPLIALIQDQVDHLLALKVRVSSLNSKLSAQEKKELLSDLEREKPQTKLLYITPEMAASPSFQPTLNSLVSRHLLSYLVVDEAHCVSQWGHDFRPDYLRLGTLRSRLAHAPCIALTATATLQVQEDVFAALHLKQPVATFKTPCFRANLFYDVQFKELLSDPYGNLRDFCLKALGQKADKGLLSGCGIVYCRTREACEQLATELSYRGVNAKAYHAGLKASERTLVQNEWMEEKVPVIVATISFGMGVDKANVRFVAHWNIAKSMAGYYQESGRAGRDGKPSWCRLYYSRNDRDQVSFLIRKEVAKLQEKRGNKASDKAAILAFDALVTFCEELGGHLASPLVSTMVPPFLDAKKSQGLWGECENPSLPVKRRMTEKATISTGSAWGSFCSLSSSFSPMERISCTKLAAAMVHQTPARLLLGVSSRDRAGSRHPPAARRTSSSGLTPVPLVAHEGGGSHWGPPPNSGPHPPPSRHHPW from the exons ATGAGCGCTCACCCTTTTGACCGTGAACGTAGAGTCCGGAGCAcgttgaagaaggtctttgggtTTGACTCTTTTAAGACACCTTTACAGGAGAGTGCGACCATGGCTGTAGTGAGAG GTGACAAGGATGTCTTTGTGTGCATGCCCACGGGGGCAGGAAAATCCCTCTGCTATCAGCTTCCTGCTCTGTTGGCCAAAGGCATCACCATCGTAGTCTCTCCACTCATTGCTTTGATTCAG gACCAGGTGGACCACTTGCTGGCCCTGAAGGTACGAGTGAGTTCCCTGAACTCCAAGCTCTCAGCACAGGAGAAAAAGGAGCTGCTTTCTGATCTAGAGCGAGAAAAGCCACAGACCAAACTTCTGTACATCACACCAGAGATGGCAGCCTCACCCTCCTTCCAGCCCACCCTGAACTCACTGGTGTCCCGCCACCTGCTCTCCTACCTGGTGGTGGATGAAGCTCATTGTGTTTCTCAGTGGGGGCACGACTTCCGTCCTGACTACTTGCGTCTAGGTACCCTCCGTTCCCGCCTGGCACATGCCCCATGTATAGCTCTGACCGCCACAGCCACTCTCCAAGTCCAAGAGGATGTGTTTGCTGCCCTCCACCTGAAGCAACCAGTTGCCACCTTCAAGACTCCCTGCTTCCGGGCCAACCTCTTCTATGATGTGCAGTTCAAAGAACTGCTTTCTGATCCCTATGGGAACCTGAGGGACTTCTGCCTTAAGGCTCTTGGACAGAAGGCTGATAAAGGG TTGCTGTCTGGCTGTGGCATTGTTTACTGCAGGACCAGAGAGGCTTGTGAACAGCTGGCAACAGAGCTCAGTTACAGAGGTGTGAATGCCAAGGCTTACCACGCAG GGCTGAAGGCTTCTGAAAGAACGCTGGTGCAGAATGAGTGGATGGAGGAGAAGGTGCCTGTCATTGTTGCAACCATTAGTTTTGGGATGGGAGTGGACAAAGCCAATGTCAG GTTTGTCGCCCACTGGAATATTGCCAAGTCTATGGCTGGGTATTATCAAGAGTCTGGCCGGGCAGGCAGAGACGGGAAGCCTTCCTGGTGCCGTCTCTATTACTCCAGGAATGATCGGGACCAAGTCAGTTTCCTGATCAGGAAGGAAGTAGCAAAACTCCAG GAAAAGAGAGGGAACAAAGCATCTGATAAAGCTGCTATCTTGGCCTTTGATGCCCTGGTCACCTTCTGTGAAGAATTGGG CGGACACCTAGCCAGCCCTCTGGTCAGCACCATGGTCCCACCTTTCCTCGATGCCAAGAAGAGCCAGGGGCTCTGGGGAGAATGTGAGAACCCCAGCTTACCTGTGAAAAGGAGGATGACGGAGAAGGCCACGATCTCCACAGGCTCTGCCTGGGGTAGTTTCTGTAGCTTGAGCAGCAGCTTCTCACCCATGGAGCGCATCTCCTGCACAAAGTTGGCAGCTGCCATGGTGCATCAGACTCCTGCCAGGCTCCTGCTGGGCGTGTCAAGCAGAGACAGGGCCGGGAGTCGCCACCCACCTGCAGCCCGCAGAACGAGTTCGTCAGGTCTCACCCCTGTACCCCTGGTGGCTCATGAGGGGGGAGGGAGCCATTGGGGCCCTCCACCCAACAGTGGCCCTCATCCCCCACCCAGCCGACACCACCCGTGGTGA
- the ERLN gene encoding endoregulin, whose product MGSGQGHLAIPTPFPPNSCFKSGCGSGTQSVGPAGLPYWPTLRTQEPKQQNQVYVDKLIKQKHMWNDEFWENPWDQGGLAVIGLFIVTILSLVMFAIVFGFLSPAENTNQCEEL is encoded by the exons ATGGGGTCTGGTCAGGGCCACTTGGCAATACCAACACCTTTTCCTCCCAACAGCTGCTTCAAGTCCGGGTGTGGCTCGGGCACCCAGAGCGTGGGGCCTGCAGGATTACCCTACTGGCCCACTCTAAGGACACAGGAGCCGAAACAGCAGAATCAG GTCTACGTAGACAAGCTGATAAAGCAGAAGCACATGTGGAATGATGAATTCTGGGAGAACCCCTGGGACCAGGGAGGCCTAGCAGTGATCGGCTTATTCATCGTCACGATCCTGTCTCTTGTTATGTTTGCAATCGTATTTGGTTTCTTAAGTCCGGCTGAGAACACCAACCAGTGTGAAGAGCTGTGA